In a single window of the Portunus trituberculatus isolate SZX2019 chromosome 9, ASM1759143v1, whole genome shotgun sequence genome:
- the LOC123501513 gene encoding proteoglycan 4-like → MRGQRSTEPLPLFTIQQKPPRPMPLTTATKAPQQHQHSQGATARPIQPKAPQQNQYNRGATPTPTQPWRHSNTNIAVAPHNTNIAVAPQQYQNSRGATATPTEPWGHSNTNTAKAPQQHQHTIPTQPWRHSNTNTAKALKQHQYSQGATATSTQSRHHSKTNTAKAPQQDQYTRGATATPTQPWRYSNTNTAKAPQQHQYSQGATATPTQPRRHSNTNTVKAPQQDQHSQGATATPTQSRRHSNTNTAKAPQQHQHSQGATATPTQPRRHSNTNTAKAPQQDQHSQGATARPTQPRRHSKTNTAKAPQQDQHSQGATARPTQSRRHSKTNTAKAPQQDQHSQGATARPTQPRRHSKTNTAKAPQQDDVLTTLQPDNTRSFGVTALPRDKLTVHCRLHAHNAF, encoded by the exons ATGAGAGGTCAACGATCAACGGAGCCACTTCCGCTCTTCACCATCCAGCaaaag CCTCCACGGCCCATGCCTCTCACCACAGCCA ccAAGGCGccacagcaacatcaacacagCCAAGGCGCCACAGCAAGACCTATACAGCCAAAGGCACCACAGCAAAACCAATACAACCGTGGcgccacaccaacaccaacacagccGTGGCGCCACAGTAACACCAATATAGCCGTGGCGCCACA CAACACCAATATAGCCGTGGCGCCACAGCAATACCAAAACAGCCGTGGCgccacagcaacaccaacagaGCCGTGGGgccacagcaacaccaacacagcCAAGGCgccacagcaacaccaacaca CAATACCAACACAGCCGTGGCgccacagcaacaccaacacagcCAAGGCGCTAAAACAACACCAATACAGCCAAGGCGccacagcaacatcaacacagTCAAGGCACCACAGCAAGACTAATACAGCTAAGGCACCACAGCAAGACCAATACACCCGTGGCgccacagcaacaccaacacagcCGTGGCGctacagcaacaccaacacagcCAAGGCGCCACAGCAACACCAATACAGCCAAGGCgccacagcaacaccaacacagcCAAGGCgccacagcaacaccaacacagtCAAGGCGCCACAGCAAGACCAACACAGTCAAGGCgccacagcaacaccaacacagtCAAGGCgccacagcaacaccaacacagcCAAGGCgccacagcaacaccaacacagtCAAGGCgccacagcaacaccaacacagcCAAGGCgccacagcaacaccaacacagcCAAGGCGCCACAGCAAGACCAACACAGTCAAGGCGCCACAGCAAGACCAACACAGCCAAGGCGCCACAGCAAGACCAACACAGCCAAGGCGCCACAGCAAGACCAACACAGCCAAGGCGCCACAGCAAGACCAACACAGTCAAGGCGCCACAGCAAGACCAACACAGCCAAGGCGCCACAGCAAGACCAACACAGCCAAGGCGCCACAGCAAGACCAACACAGCCAAGGCGCCACAGCAAGACCAACACAGCCAAGGCGCCACAGCAAGATGATGTCCTGACCACACTTCAGCCTGACAACACGAGAAGCTTTGGAGTCACAGCATTGCCTCGGGACAAGCTGACCGTTCACTGTAGATTGCACGCTCATAATGCATTTTGA